From Roseibium alexandrii DFL-11, the proteins below share one genomic window:
- a CDS encoding Ppx/GppA phosphatase family protein has product MSSQHQPARGRLNGTGPIAVVDIGSNSVRLVIYERKARTPTMLFNEKMLAGLGRGVAATGQLADGSVKAALGELVRFRALIRHTGCQDIYIVATAATRDAENGPDFVREVEAILGAPVRILDGNEEAYFSALGVTAGFWQPRGLVGDMGGGSLELVEVDDKGPGLGMTFPLGGLRLAEMAESSIEKASEIAEATLKDFHWPDLPPGERTFYAVGGTWRSLGRLHLMQKNYPLHVMHNYQINADEAIEFCRKIAVPDLEGVELAEVVSKQRRPLVPIGAVVLERVLTAMKAERLVFSATGVREGLLHSKLSPEMQAQDPVIEAARELCVLRARSPQFAEELIGWSDALFHMLSIEETANETRLRHAACLLSDIGWRAHPDYRGEQSLNIISNASFVGLDHASRAYLSAAVFYRHEGLREGALSTVIRELFTDRLRIRAKVLGATLRVASLLSASMGGMLPKVGISMEGEELVLDLGTELADLDGERLRKRVGQLSKCIDAPVSVRVSA; this is encoded by the coding sequence ATGTCTTCCCAACATCAGCCGGCACGTGGCCGGCTTAACGGCACCGGCCCAATCGCTGTGGTCGACATCGGATCCAACTCCGTTCGTCTGGTGATCTATGAGCGCAAGGCGCGGACGCCGACGATGCTTTTCAATGAAAAGATGCTGGCGGGACTTGGGCGCGGCGTTGCGGCGACCGGGCAATTGGCTGATGGATCTGTAAAAGCGGCACTTGGCGAGCTGGTGCGCTTTCGCGCGCTCATTCGTCATACAGGTTGTCAGGACATTTACATTGTTGCAACAGCTGCGACGCGCGATGCAGAGAACGGGCCGGATTTTGTCCGCGAGGTCGAGGCGATCCTCGGAGCACCTGTGCGCATATTGGACGGCAACGAAGAGGCCTATTTTTCTGCCCTTGGCGTTACTGCAGGGTTCTGGCAGCCGCGCGGACTCGTCGGGGATATGGGCGGGGGCAGTCTGGAGCTCGTCGAAGTCGATGACAAAGGCCCTGGCCTTGGCATGACCTTCCCGCTCGGCGGCCTGCGTCTTGCGGAAATGGCAGAGAGTAGCATCGAAAAGGCCTCCGAGATCGCTGAAGCAACACTGAAGGATTTCCATTGGCCGGATTTGCCGCCGGGCGAGCGGACGTTCTATGCAGTCGGCGGAACGTGGCGGTCGTTGGGCCGTCTTCATCTGATGCAGAAAAACTATCCGCTGCACGTGATGCACAACTATCAAATAAACGCCGATGAGGCGATTGAGTTCTGTCGAAAGATCGCCGTTCCGGATCTTGAAGGCGTGGAACTTGCCGAAGTCGTTTCCAAGCAGCGCCGTCCGCTCGTTCCGATCGGGGCCGTAGTTCTGGAGCGTGTGCTCACCGCCATGAAGGCGGAACGGCTGGTGTTTTCGGCAACCGGTGTTCGGGAAGGACTACTGCATTCCAAACTGTCACCGGAAATGCAGGCGCAGGACCCGGTTATTGAGGCGGCCCGCGAGCTCTGTGTGCTGAGGGCGCGATCGCCGCAATTCGCCGAGGAACTGATTGGCTGGTCCGACGCCCTGTTCCATATGCTTTCGATCGAAGAGACGGCCAATGAAACCCGGTTGCGTCATGCGGCCTGCCTCTTGTCTGACATTGGCTGGCGGGCTCATCCGGACTATCGCGGGGAGCAGAGCCTCAACATCATTTCCAATGCATCGTTCGTAGGGCTCGATCACGCAAGCAGGGCGTATTTGTCCGCTGCTGTGTTCTACCGGCATGAAGGGCTCAGGGAAGGGGCGCTGTCGACCGTAATCCGGGAGCTGTTCACCGACCGCCTTCGGATCCGCGCCAAGGTTCTGGGCGCGACTTTGAGGGTTGCCTCACTTTTAAGCGCGTCCATGGGGGGCATGCTGCCGAAGGTCGGCATCAGCATGGAGGGCGAGGAGCTTGTCCTTGATCTTGGCACCGAACTGGCCGATCTCGATGGGGAGCGCCTGCGCAAGCGTGTCGGTCAGCTGTCCAAGTGTATTGACGCGCCGGTGAGTGTGCGCGTGAGTGCATAA